One genomic region from Herpetosiphonaceae bacterium encodes:
- the radC gene encoding DNA repair protein RadC yields the protein MTDSYHIPMKELPASEQPRERLRDNGPQALSDAELLAILLRTGVTGINVVEMARKLLVEHGGWVGLQRLSFEELTKIHGMGEAKAAQVKAALEIGRRLLLAQPEQRPQITCPDDVANLLMVEMSHLEQEHLRVVLLNTKNHVLKITTIYIGSINSSAVRIGEIFKEALKHNAASLIVVHNHPSGDPTPSPEDVAVTRHLIESGKLLDVNVLDHLVIGQGQWVSLRQRRLAFSG from the coding sequence ATGACAGACTCGTATCACATTCCGATGAAGGAACTGCCCGCCTCCGAACAGCCGCGCGAACGACTCAGAGATAACGGCCCCCAGGCGTTGAGCGACGCCGAGCTCCTGGCGATACTTTTACGAACCGGCGTCACCGGCATCAACGTCGTCGAGATGGCGCGCAAGCTGCTGGTCGAGCATGGCGGCTGGGTCGGGCTGCAACGGCTGAGCTTTGAAGAGCTTACGAAGATCCACGGTATGGGGGAGGCGAAAGCGGCGCAGGTGAAGGCGGCACTGGAGATTGGGCGGCGGCTGCTGCTGGCACAGCCTGAGCAGCGGCCACAGATCACCTGTCCCGACGACGTGGCGAATCTGCTGATGGTCGAGATGAGCCATCTGGAGCAGGAGCATCTGCGGGTAGTGCTGCTCAACACCAAAAATCATGTGCTCAAGATCACAACGATCTATATCGGATCGATCAATAGCTCGGCGGTGCGCATCGGCGAGATCTTCAAGGAGGCCCTCAAGCACAACGCCGCCTCGCTGATTGTGGTCCACAACCACCCGTCGGGCGATCCCACGCCCTCGCCCGAAGATGTCGCCGTCACCCGCCACCTGATCGAGTCGGGCAAGCTGCTGGATGTGAATGTGCTCGATCATCTCGTGATTGGGCAGGGGCAGTGGGTCAGCCTGCGGCAGCGGCGGCTGGCCTTCAGCGGATAG
- the aroF gene encoding 3-deoxy-7-phosphoheptulonate synthase, which translates to MLIVMDSHATDEQIKRVCEEITAMGYEPHPMPGPTRTAIGVTGNEGAIVQTSRIQMLPAVAEIIRVTKPYKLVSREFKEIDTIVRVGNVEIGGSGIIVMAGPCTIESRAQLFHTAQAVIAEGATIVRGGAFKPRTSPYSFQGLGEEGLRYLAEVREELGTPVITEVMDTETVPLVEQYADILQIGARNMQNYPLLRKVGRSRRAVMLKRGFAATLKDLLLAAEYIMAEGNKQVILCERGVRTFDDHSRFTLDLGAIPVLKSLTHLPVIVDPSHASGMSDRIIPMARAAIAAGADGLIVEVHPDPAFAVCDGEQSLVPQRFAEMMQQVGRIAAAVDRTVIGRERVSAEV; encoded by the coding sequence ATGCTGATCGTCATGGACTCGCATGCTACCGACGAGCAGATCAAACGGGTTTGTGAAGAGATCACAGCGATGGGCTACGAGCCTCATCCGATGCCCGGACCCACGCGCACGGCGATCGGCGTCACCGGCAACGAAGGCGCGATCGTGCAAACATCACGGATTCAAATGCTGCCCGCAGTAGCCGAGATCATTCGGGTGACAAAGCCGTACAAGCTCGTATCACGAGAGTTCAAAGAGATAGACACGATTGTGCGGGTGGGCAATGTCGAGATCGGCGGCAGCGGCATCATCGTGATGGCTGGGCCGTGCACCATCGAGAGCCGCGCCCAGTTGTTCCACACGGCTCAGGCGGTCATCGCCGAGGGCGCGACCATCGTTCGTGGCGGCGCGTTCAAGCCGCGCACCTCGCCCTACAGCTTCCAGGGCCTTGGCGAAGAAGGGCTGCGCTACCTGGCGGAGGTGCGCGAGGAGCTGGGCACGCCCGTGATCACCGAGGTCATGGACACCGAAACCGTGCCGCTCGTCGAGCAGTACGCCGATATTTTGCAGATTGGCGCGCGCAACATGCAAAACTACCCGCTGCTGCGCAAAGTTGGCCGCTCTCGCCGGGCCGTGATGCTCAAGCGCGGCTTTGCGGCGACGCTCAAGGATCTGCTGCTGGCCGCCGAGTACATCATGGCCGAGGGCAACAAGCAGGTGATCCTGTGCGAGCGCGGCGTGCGGACCTTCGACGATCACTCGCGGTTTACGCTGGACCTGGGCGCGATCCCGGTGCTCAAGTCGCTGACACACCTGCCGGTGATCGTCGATCCGAGCCACGCTTCTGGCATGTCCGACCGGATCATCCCGATGGCGCGGGCGGCAATCGCGGCGGGCGCGGACGGGCTGATCGTCGAGGTGCACCCCGACCCGGCCTTTGCCGTATGCGACGGCGAGCAATCGCTGGTGCCGCAGCGCTTCGCCGAGATGATGCAGCAGGTCGGGCGGATTGCGGCGGCAGTTGATCGCACCGTGATCGGTCGTGAGCGCGTTTCTGCCGAAGTATAA